Genomic segment of Siniperca chuatsi isolate FFG_IHB_CAS linkage group LG16, ASM2008510v1, whole genome shotgun sequence:
TACAGACATCTTGTTCTGCGCTGTGTTGACGTATGACGGGTGTGAATACACAGTCGAGTGGTTGTATGAGGGTAATAAGAATGACTTGGAGACGTCACAGCTTACCTGTTCAGCCACTGTGACATTTACAACTCCTCCTCTTGATCAGAAGTCAAACTACTATGAGTTACTGAAGTGTAAAGTGACAGATAATAAGAGTGGACAAGTGCTGCTGTGCAATGTTGGCCTCCAGTCCTCGTGTGAGAAAACAGGtacatttggttttatttgatgaattttaagttttaagattAGAACACTATTCTTTCTCATTTAGTCTCTTCAGATGGTTAACATGAAGTATTTTATAACCATATCTTGTGTTATTTCATTTCGTAttcatcaaaatcaaaaggaAGCACATTAGAGGggagaaacaaaacatcatCTGCAAAGGATGTGCAAGGTAGTGACTTAACATcttacatctctctctctctctctgttgctccATTTGAAGTCTAAAGTATGAATGGCTGTGGGTGGAGATAGTCTCTTATCCACATGTCTGAGTCTCAAACCTGGTTGTTTCTCACTTATTTATTAATCGTAATTGTCTTCATGGTgacttttggtactttttaaTCTCTCGTATGTTGGGATTGGATTGAATCTGGAATTAAAAATTTGAAAACAAGCAGTTTTGAAAGGGTTTCATAAGAGGTTGATGAATTTTCTCAAACCATAATCAAGACAATGTAGTAAACACAAGTTGttttaaggttttatttttatgttgtactCATATcatgaaaaatgtcaacatcttATTGTATGCATCTTCAACATTTAGATGGTTAAATtgctactatttaaaaaaaaacatgctaagtaagatacagtaaatgtagaAATAAGGTGAcgttgaactgctcacaacagcaacataatcattgagaaaaaaattttttttatattgtcttcaaatacaaaaaaataactgattttattCATACATCTCATTTGTATCCAATATAAAACTGTTGTAGTATGTCAAGCAGGGaagcagggaaaggacccaaatgcagataggtaggcagagcaggtgcagatcaaccatttaatgataagaaacaaaaaaaggcttacaccTATTTCAGGCAGtccaacagagacaacacaatTCAGACAGGGAGCAGACAAGCAGTCTCAAACAAAATCCAACAGTGGACAACgtacaatgacaaactgacactgaacaaagggaaaatacactcaggtagggaagacaacgagacacaggtgcaaccaattagggcagggcaaacaatcaagaCTGGAggtaaaagcaaacaaagacaaggagtaaaacaacaagacacacaaggagaagagaacatttcaaaataaaacaggaaatgacaggaCAAAATCAAAGTAGTAGTGAATGGTATTTATTCACCTGTACAACTAGATTTGGTATTAAATGTAGATGTGTGCACTAAAGGAAAAACGCCCTCATTTGTCAACTTAAATTGCAtcctaaatgttttttcttacctgatgcattttaattttggagTGATTGAATCATGATTCACTGTTACATGAGAAACACATTTGCAACTTGTTCATATTATTTCCGCTGCCCCACACAAACCTGCtccttaaaatgtctttaaatctGCCAAAGTCTTTCAAATGTAtattggaaataaaaatgtgtttctgctaATTTTttctaaaactaaaactttcttctctgacattatttttctgttccaCAGCTTGTACAGATTGTTCTGCTCTGAACTACATAATGTTGGTTATGCGTGTGGCTGAACTCCTCCTAATCACTGCGATTACTGTTCTTCTCATCAGAGCTCGAGGTGAGAAACATTTGTTTGGACTGATTAACACAAACTGTaagtttagagctgaaatgtttctctgtgctttATTTCCCAGGAACCAGAGACCACCTGACGACAACACTGtgagctgaaaataaaaactgaatgaacGATgtgtaaaactgaaatgtatatGAATGATCAGGGACTGTGAGTCAGTGTAAATGATGATAAGCTGCTGGTGCTAACTGTTCATGTTACTGTAATGCAGGACTGTGAATGtctcctgtttgtgtttgtgcaggttttGAACTCAGTAAGAAGCCGAACAGTGAAGCGTTCTGGTCCAGCAGCCAGTCAGGTAAAGATCAGATCAGACAGTCACTGATGGTGCGTTCAGGTTCTGCTGATTCATCTGTGAACTGTGTTCAGTTTCAAAACTTCAGCAGTCAGCTGGGAGGAAAATGTGTCAGtttatatatacttttatatagtatatatagaaAGTACATTTTCATACTATATACTTTCCCCTGCATGTCCTTCGTTGCCACATAAACACTTCCTCTGTCAGTGGCAGAAACACAGTAACTGATGGTGCGTTCAGGTGCTGTCAGATGATTTACTACTTCCTTGTGTTAAATGTGGGTCAGTGCTGTGAAAGTTGTCAGTTACAGTGTGTCAGAGTgagggtttgtttgtgttgtggtcCACAGgtgaatgatgatgaagatgatggtgtGGTGAACTATGAAAACTTTGGAGACCCTTCTGCCTCAGTCAGACTCCGCTGATCAACAACTTCCATATCAACATCAACTCACCAGAGAAAAGACTCCACTGCAGTTAAATAACATCATGGAGTCAGTAACAGTCTTCTCTTTGTTATATCTGATAACAATATAATctgcaaataaagaaatgtttaccACTTAATTCTACACTGTGTTTTGGGATTCCTTCATGTACTAACAGTGTCATAATGAAATATTGTTTCCTATGAATGTCCCGCCTCTACTAGTAGCACAACCTCCCTCCTCTTGTCCACTTCTAGTAGTAAACCTTCCTCTGTTGGGTTGAACAGCTCTGTTCTCACTGGGAACTCAAATGTGTCTAAATACAGATAGAAATGCAGCCAAAGTGAGCTGAGCATGCACAGAAATCTAATAACTCAGGCTACTTTCAGAGGCTTTGGATGCACACGACCGCCTACTCTGACctaatgtgaatgtaaatacatttcacacatcTATTGATGCCAAACCATTTCctgtgaaaacaacaggaaCAGACCTGCTGCTACATATTGTGGAGGCCTGACGCTCTACGTCCCGGCAGTTAAAGACGGTTCAGTCTGGACGCTCATCAATGTTTTAACCGTTTGCTGCAACGAGTCTCAGTGACCCCAAACCTTCCAGGGGTTAAAGTAGTTTCCAACAGAATTCGATAAGCGCCTCTTTGTCTCGTGTCCTAATAAAGTGTGGCCTGTCTGTTCCTGTGAGCCTCATGTGTTTCTGACGTTTATCTGGTCATCATTAGAGGGAAACACCTccagagctctgctgctgctgttaaccACATTCTCATCTAAACACTTCCCCTTCAGTTCAAAGATACAATGAGGAACCAGCAGGTCTCAGACCAGTAAAATATCATCTTATCTGTGTTCTCTCTTTGCTACAGTATCGCCATGTTGCACCTGGACATCAGGAGTCAAATTCTGGTGGGAGAGGAGTTTgactcttcacctgtctgttcatGTGTGCTGTCAAACATCATGAATCCTGTCTGTTTTCTAATAAACACTATCTGAAGAAAACAAGTTGCATTATTGCAAACATTTATCTTAACTAACAATCTTCACACCTTTAACTTCCTCTTCTTGTCTTCAGGAGGTGAAACACGTCATTGCCACAAATACACCGCGGGACTGGACACAGTGTGAACGTGAGACTCAGTATGAGTCTTAATATAGTTTGCTTGTTACAGCGTTAGATTGGCTCAGTGGATGCAGAAACATGTTCCTTTGCCTTGTAATCAGTGACTTTGTCTTCTTTACACACTCATTCCAGTTTCACAGGATCTTTGTCAGGCTGctgcgacctctgacctctgacatcTTTACTGATGGCTGCATCTCATATTGCTGATCAAGAATTTGGGGTCGCTGTCAGTCACTGTGGATGAGACAAaactacatttcaaaaatgtcaaagtgaaaatttAACAGAGTTTTTGGCTGTTTGGACATCGACACAACGAAAGTCAGAGAGACGGAAATCTAAAACAGACTAAAAGTCACTctgaggaagtgacatcatacTAACCACAGGAAGTAGATGCAGCATCGCTCTACTAAAGCACTACTTTAGAGACTCAGACAGTTGTGAGCACGAGAAcaagagacagaagaaggagagagacagagaatcacGATGGCTGAGTTCAAAtggatttctttatttcttataGCGGTGCTTCAGTTCACAGGTAAGAATACATATATCACATATATAAATggataatgtaaaaaaataacttaatcaATATTATTAAAAGGTACTTTATtagctacattttatttaacttttatttttatttaacgtGGTGAGTTTGGTGAACTCTTGGAAAccaaagataaagaaataatCAT
This window contains:
- the LOC122863554 gene encoding uncharacterized protein LOC122863554 — its product is MAEFKWISLFLIAVLQFTDKSDRLSVTAKCSLVIKNVTVEDVGRYSCRQFRSGRQQGPDAHVQLSVINLDQHQNSDTDILFCAVLTYDGCEYTVEWLYEGNKNDLETSQLTCSATVTFTTPPLDQKSNYYELLKCKVTDNKSGQVLLCNVGLQSSCEKTGSTLEGRNKTSSAKDVQACTDCSALNYIMLVMRVAELLLITAITVLLIRARGFELSKKPNSEAFWSSSQSVAETQ